CCAATTAGGCGACTCCTCATCGATCGAAGGCCTGTATCTATAGAGATCGGAGTCCGGGTGGTCAAGAAATGCGGGAGAGGGCGGCGTCGAGGCGGGCAACCGTCCGCTCCCGGCCGAGGATTTCCAGCACTTCGAAGATGCCGGGGCTGGCGGTGCCGCCGGTGACGGCGACCCGGACGGGCTGGGCGATCTTGCCGAGCTTGAGCTCGTACGTGGCGAGCACCTCGTGGAAGGCGGCGGTGATGGTGTCGACGGTCCACGCGCCGAGCGCGGCGCAAGCGTCGCGCACCGACCGGAGCGGCTCGGCGACCGCCGGGGTCAGGAACTTCGCCGCGGCGGCGGGATCGATCGCGACGTCGTCGGTGAAGTAGTAGCGGCCGCTCTCGACGAGCTCGACCAGCGTCTGCGCCCGTTCTTGCAGGGTGGCGAGGGCCTTCGCGAGCCAGGCGTCGTCGCCCGGCACCGCGAGACCGGCGCCGTCGAGGTACGGCCGTGCGGCGCGCACGAGCGCGCCAGGAGCGAGCGTCTTCTGGTGGCTCCAGTTCACCCAGCGCATCTTCTCGACGTCGAATACGCCGGCCGATTTGCCGATCGCTTCGACGTTGAAGGCGGCGACGAGCTCGTCGCGGGTGAAGATCTCCTGGTCGCCGTGCGACCAGCCGAGGCGTGCGAGGTAGTTGACGACGGCTTCGGGCAGGAAGCCGAGGTCGCGATACGCGGTCACGGCCATGGCGCCGTGCCGCTTGCTGAGCCGGGCCTTGTCGGGGCCGAGGATCAGCGGCACGTGGCCGAACGCTGGGAGCCCGTAGCCGAGCGCCTGATAGAGCAGGATCTGGCGCGGCGTGTTGGCGAGGTGATCGTCGCCGCGCAGCACGTGCGTGATGCGCATCTCGGCGTCGTCGACGACGACGCAGAAGTTGTAGGTGGGAGTACGATCGGTGCGCAGGATGATGAGGTCGTCGAGCTCCGCGTTCTGGAAGACGACGCGTCCCTTCACGAGATCGTCGATGACGGTCTCGCCGTCTTTCGGCCCGCGGAAGCGGACCGTGTGCGGACGCTCCGCGTCGCCGGGTTGCGGCGCGCGGTCGCGGCACGTGCCGTCGTAGACGGGCTTCCGACCGTCGGAGAGCGCTTTGAACCGCTTCGCTTCGAGCTCTTCTGTCGTGCACCAGCACGGGTACGCGCGTCCCTCGCGGAGCAGCCGCTCGGCCTCGGTGACGTAGACCGCCGTGCGCTTGCTCTGGAAGAACGGCCCTTCATCCCACGCGATGGCGAGCCATTCGAGGCTCTCGAGGATCGCGGCGATCGACGCGTCGGTCGACCGCTCGCGGTCGGTGTCCTCGACGCGTAGGATGAAGGCGCCGCCGTGGCGGCGGGCGTAGAGGAAGTTGAAGAGCGCGGTGCGCGCGCCTCCGATGTGGAGGTAGCCGCTCGGGCTCGGGGCGAAGCGGGTGCGGGGCGTCGGCGAACTGGTCACGGTGTCAATATTTTCTCATGCGGGTCACGTCGTCGCCGCTCCGCGGCGCGCCGGGAGGCGGCCCCGAAAGAACGATCCTGGCGAGCGAACTCGCCGTTTTGACAAGCTCGGCGGGGCGCGTCTATAGCCTGTATCCACCCTCACGGCTAGCGGCATAGCTCTTGCTGCCCCCACCGCTGGAAATCTGGGACGCCGATGAGTGCGTAGTGGCTTCGCCGGCGCACCACAGCGAGGGCGAAGTCACGCGCGACGGGGCCGCGCCCATGAAAGGCACCAACCATGAACCGTAAGAAGATCCTGGTCGTCGAGGACAACGAGGACAACCGGCGGATTCTCGTCTACCGGCTTCGTAAGATCGGCGATTTTGAGATCCTGGAGGCGCAGAACGGCCTCGAGGCGATCGAGATGACCGAGAAGCATTCTCCCGATCTGATCTTCATGGACCTCAAGATGCCGGTGATGGACGGCTGGGAAGCGACCAAGCGCATCCGCCTCACGGCCGGCGGCCGGCGCGTCGCGATCATCGCGCTCACCGCGCAGGCGATGGCGGGCGACGAGCAGAAGGCGCTCGCGATCGGCTGCGATGACTATCTGGCGAAGCCGGTCGTCGATCCCGAGATCGTGCGCGAGAAGGTCGAGCGCCTCTTGAAGAAGTACGCGGGGCCGACGCTGGTCGCCGTCCAGTAACCCCGTTCCGACTTGCCGCGCACGGATCGCGCGGCTCCGGTTCCCGCACGCCCCACGACACGTTCGGGAAGCAGTGCCGTCAGTCGCCGACCGCGGCGAGCGAGATCCGATCGACGACGCCCCGGCCGACCCGCCGGGGCGTCGTCGTTTTCGCGCGTCGCGCCGATGCGCGGCGGGCGCGGCGGCTCGCGCGCCGACCGCGTTGACGGTGCGGCGCCGCCTCGCTAGGAGCCTGTCCGCGTCATGGCACCGGCTGCGCCAAACGATCCCGGGGCTGCGAGCGGGGTGCTCGCTTCTCCCTTGTGCGGCGTGCCTTCGGGCACGCCGCCACGGTCGTCGCTGCGCTTCCCGCTCTCGCTCCCGGTCTCCTTTGGCTCGCTCGGTACCATTACTCGGACAGGCTCCTAGAGCTGCCGGCGTGCGCGTCGGGCGAGCCGCGGTGGCGATCGTGGCGTGGGTGGCGGCGGCCGCGGCGCCGAGCCCGGCGCCGCCGCTCGCGGCGCGT
This region of Deltaproteobacteria bacterium genomic DNA includes:
- the gltX gene encoding glutamate--tRNA ligase; translated protein: MTSSPTPRTRFAPSPSGYLHIGGARTALFNFLYARRHGGAFILRVEDTDRERSTDASIAAILESLEWLAIAWDEGPFFQSKRTAVYVTEAERLLREGRAYPCWCTTEELEAKRFKALSDGRKPVYDGTCRDRAPQPGDAERPHTVRFRGPKDGETVIDDLVKGRVVFQNAELDDLIILRTDRTPTYNFCVVVDDAEMRITHVLRGDDHLANTPRQILLYQALGYGLPAFGHVPLILGPDKARLSKRHGAMAVTAYRDLGFLPEAVVNYLARLGWSHGDQEIFTRDELVAAFNVEAIGKSAGVFDVEKMRWVNWSHQKTLAPGALVRAARPYLDGAGLAVPGDDAWLAKALATLQERAQTLVELVESGRYYFTDDVAIDPAAAAKFLTPAVAEPLRSVRDACAALGAWTVDTITAAFHEVLATYELKLGKIAQPVRVAVTGGTASPGIFEVLEILGRERTVARLDAALSRIS
- a CDS encoding response regulator — translated: MNRKKILVVEDNEDNRRILVYRLRKIGDFEILEAQNGLEAIEMTEKHSPDLIFMDLKMPVMDGWEATKRIRLTAGGRRVAIIALTAQAMAGDEQKALAIGCDDYLAKPVVDPEIVREKVERLLKKYAGPTLVAVQ